A stretch of the Poseidonibacter parvus genome encodes the following:
- a CDS encoding sensor histidine kinase, which translates to MIKSFRIKNLYIIIGGLLIIAYILLLISTTYLDQKKIEQYQSKEIQSHIKTKAVTLEYFFNSIKKDFNDISNKKEIYTYFQNKDLGMSMQYGLKASLLRIDRILKYNIDIKNINGIKSFKEINIYTKDNKVLSTSNIDNLIDLKNLDLKEDAEYNEARFIIKKNENKIDVYLYKNIYFKNQSTAKIIASININTIFKKLIQLDNTLALYSMEGYLENDLSSLNKNSYFDINIKNTPFILRGINQINTNRSFFSKWFVLFLALLALPILVVLYFLILLNNKNIKLNEEKNIVKVMLQQSKMAAMGEMISNIAHQWRQPLSVISAGATGMKVNKEYGVLNDESFYETCENININAQYLSKTIDDFRNFILGDRQKTKFLLNENINNFNNLVEGVVKNHKINLILDTSSNIEIMGYPNELIQCFINIFNNSKDAFVENNIKNKFVFISTSIENNKAIIKIKDNAGGIDDKVLPRIFEPYFTTKHQLQGTGIGLHMTYSLIVEGMKGTINTNNLSYKYKSKNQKGVEFIITLPIK; encoded by the coding sequence ATGATTAAATCCTTTAGGATAAAAAATTTATATATTATTATTGGTGGTTTACTTATAATTGCTTATATACTATTATTAATATCAACTACATATTTAGATCAAAAAAAGATTGAACAGTATCAAAGTAAAGAAATACAATCTCATATAAAAACTAAAGCTGTAACCCTAGAATACTTTTTTAATTCTATTAAAAAAGATTTTAATGATATTAGTAATAAGAAAGAAATTTATACATATTTTCAGAATAAAGACTTAGGTATGTCGATGCAATATGGACTTAAAGCTTCTTTATTAAGAATTGATAGAATATTAAAATACAATATTGATATAAAAAATATAAACGGAATTAAATCATTTAAAGAAATCAATATATACACAAAAGATAATAAAGTATTATCTACAAGTAATATAGACAATCTTATAGATTTAAAAAACTTGGACTTAAAAGAAGATGCTGAATATAATGAAGCAAGATTTATAATCAAAAAAAATGAAAATAAAATTGATGTATATTTATACAAGAATATTTATTTTAAAAATCAATCAACTGCAAAAATAATTGCCTCAATTAATATAAATACTATCTTTAAAAAACTAATACAGTTAGATAATACTTTAGCTTTATACTCTATGGAAGGTTATTTAGAAAATGATTTATCTTCACTTAATAAAAATAGTTATTTTGATATTAATATTAAAAATACACCTTTTATTCTACGTGGAATAAATCAAATAAATACAAACAGAAGTTTTTTTTCTAAATGGTTTGTACTATTTTTAGCTTTACTTGCTCTACCAATATTAGTAGTTTTATATTTCTTAATTTTATTAAATAATAAAAACATTAAATTAAATGAAGAAAAAAATATAGTAAAAGTTATGCTTCAACAATCAAAAATGGCAGCTATGGGAGAAATGATATCAAATATCGCTCATCAATGGAGACAACCACTATCTGTAATATCAGCAGGTGCTACAGGTATGAAAGTAAATAAAGAATATGGAGTGCTAAATGACGAATCTTTTTATGAAACATGTGAAAATATAAATATCAATGCACAATACCTTTCAAAAACGATTGATGATTTTAGAAATTTTATTCTAGGAGATAGACAAAAAACTAAATTTTTATTAAATGAAAATATTAATAACTTTAATAACTTAGTTGAAGGTGTTGTAAAAAACCATAAGATAAATCTTATTTTAGATACAAGTTCTAATATTGAAATAATGGGATATCCAAATGAACTTATACAATGTTTTATAAATATATTTAATAACTCTAAAGATGCTTTTGTAGAAAACAATATCAAAAATAAATTTGTTTTTATATCAACAAGTATTGAAAATAATAAAGCAATTATAAAAATAAAAGATAATGCAGGGGGAATAGATGATAAGGTCTTACCTAGAATTTTTGAACCTTATTTTACAACAAAGCATCAATTACAAGGTACAGGAATTGGACTACATATGACTTATAGTTTAATTGTTGAAGGAATGAAAGGAACAATCAATACAAAT
- a CDS encoding transporter substrate-binding domain-containing protein translates to MSSQLIIIILIFSSSLFSYDLKEIKQKGELRHLGMPYANFVTGSGDGLSVEVMKGFAKHLNVNYKFVPSNLEKFFGDLTGQHAKNSENGLKLLDNTPIIGDVIASGLTILNWREEVVNFSKPTFPSGVWLIARAESKLNPIKPSGDIQKDIKQVKSFIKDKTVLAIEDTCLDPRLYNLKNTNAKILLQSKEIKLNELVPAIMSRKAETTLLDVPDALVALEKWPGLIKVIGPISKKQNMAVGFRKDSPELLKEFNIYLEKIKKDGTYNDLVKKYYPDIFYYYGDFFKND, encoded by the coding sequence TTGTCATCCCAATTAATAATTATTATATTAATTTTTTCATCTTCACTGTTTTCTTATGACTTAAAAGAGATAAAACAAAAAGGTGAATTAAGACATTTAGGAATGCCTTATGCAAACTTTGTAACAGGTTCAGGTGATGGATTATCAGTAGAAGTTATGAAAGGCTTCGCTAAACATTTAAATGTAAATTATAAATTTGTTCCTTCAAACTTAGAAAAATTCTTTGGAGATTTAACAGGACAACATGCTAAAAATAGTGAAAATGGTCTTAAACTTTTAGATAATACACCAATTATAGGTGATGTTATAGCTAGTGGATTAACTATTTTAAATTGGAGAGAAGAAGTTGTGAATTTTTCTAAACCAACATTTCCTTCTGGAGTTTGGTTAATCGCAAGAGCAGAATCAAAGCTAAATCCAATCAAACCTTCTGGAGATATACAAAAAGACATAAAACAGGTAAAAAGTTTCATAAAAGATAAAACTGTACTAGCTATTGAAGACACTTGCTTAGATCCAAGATTATATAATTTAAAAAATACAAATGCTAAAATCTTATTACAATCAAAAGAAATAAAACTAAATGAATTAGTACCAGCAATTATGAGTAGGAAAGCAGAAACGACTTTATTAGATGTTCCAGATGCACTTGTTGCTTTAGAAAAATGGCCAGGATTAATAAAAGTAATAGGTCCAATATCAAAAAAACAAAATATGGCAGTAGGATTTAGAAAAGATTCACCAGAACTACTTAAAGAATTTAATATCTACTTAGAAAAAATTAAAAAAGATGGAACTTATAATGATTTAGTAAAAAAATACTATCCAGATATATTCTATTATTATGGAGATTTCTTTAAAAATGATTAA
- the uvrB gene encoding excinuclease ABC subunit UvrB yields the protein MTKFEVISEYTPSGDQPQAIKALSDSLDAGNQYNTLLGVTGSGKTYTMAKVIEKTQKPTLIMTHNKTLAAQLYSEFKQFFPNNHVEYFISYYDYYQPEAYIPRSDLFIEKDSSINEELERLRLSTTASLLSFDDVIVIASVSANYGLGNPEEYQAMVQRLEVGFEYSQRELLLKLVEMGYKRNDKFFDRSDFRVNGDVIDIYPAYYEDEFIRVEFFADEVESITKHEYLTNNKTQDLKEIIIYSVNPFVVSNDKLSVAVKQIEEELDERLKNLKEHDKLVEYQRLKQRVEFDLEMIEGTGMCKGIENYARHLTGQKPGETPYSLMNYFEQIDKDFLLIVDESHVSLPQFRGMHAADRSRKEVLVDYGFRLPSALDNRPLKFDEFIKKAPSFLFVSATPNELELELSSVVAEQVIRPTGLVEPVIEIMDSEFQVEKLHDEIKRVIAKNERVLVTVLTKKMAEELASYYSDLGIKVKYMHSDIDAIQRNHIIRQLRLGEFDVLIGINLLREGLDIPEASLIAILDADKEGFLRSRTALIQTMGRGARNENGKVILFAKRITDSMQFAIDETNRRRKIQEAHNKEHGITPKSTKRKLDDSLKLEEYDELAWKKEKVEKMPAAERKKILIELNKQMKKASHDLNFEEAIRLRDEIEKIKKI from the coding sequence ATCACAAAATTTGAAGTAATAAGTGAATATACTCCTTCTGGAGATCAACCACAAGCAATTAAAGCTTTAAGTGATTCTCTTGATGCGGGAAATCAATACAATACTCTTTTAGGAGTAACTGGTTCTGGTAAAACTTATACAATGGCAAAGGTAATTGAAAAAACTCAAAAACCAACGCTTATTATGACACATAATAAAACACTTGCTGCTCAGTTATATTCAGAGTTCAAACAATTTTTTCCAAATAATCATGTTGAATATTTTATTTCATATTATGATTATTATCAGCCGGAAGCGTATATTCCTAGATCTGATTTATTTATTGAAAAAGACTCATCTATAAATGAAGAGTTAGAACGATTAAGACTTAGTACTACAGCATCGCTACTTTCTTTTGATGATGTTATTGTAATTGCATCAGTTTCGGCAAATTACGGTTTAGGGAATCCTGAAGAATACCAAGCAATGGTTCAAAGACTTGAAGTTGGTTTTGAATATTCTCAAAGAGAATTACTGCTAAAACTTGTAGAAATGGGATATAAAAGAAATGATAAATTTTTTGATAGGTCTGATTTTAGAGTAAATGGTGATGTAATTGATATTTATCCTGCATATTATGAAGATGAATTTATTAGAGTTGAATTCTTTGCTGATGAGGTTGAATCTATTACTAAACATGAGTATTTAACAAATAATAAAACTCAAGATTTAAAAGAGATAATTATTTATTCTGTTAATCCTTTTGTTGTATCAAATGATAAGCTTTCTGTTGCTGTAAAGCAAATTGAAGAAGAGTTAGATGAAAGACTTAAAAACTTAAAAGAACATGATAAATTAGTTGAGTACCAAAGGTTAAAACAAAGAGTTGAATTTGATTTAGAAATGATTGAAGGAACTGGAATGTGTAAGGGAATTGAAAATTACGCTCGACATTTAACTGGTCAAAAACCAGGAGAAACACCATACTCTTTAATGAACTATTTTGAACAAATTGATAAAGACTTTTTACTAATTGTTGATGAATCACATGTTTCTCTTCCACAGTTTCGTGGGATGCATGCAGCTGATAGGTCTAGAAAAGAAGTATTAGTTGATTATGGTTTTAGGCTTCCAAGTGCTTTGGATAATAGACCTTTAAAATTTGATGAGTTTATTAAAAAAGCTCCAAGCTTTCTTTTTGTAAGTGCAACACCAAATGAACTAGAACTTGAGTTAAGTTCAGTAGTAGCAGAGCAAGTTATAAGACCAACAGGTTTAGTTGAACCAGTAATTGAAATTATGGATTCAGAATTTCAAGTTGAAAAACTTCATGATGAAATAAAAAGAGTAATTGCAAAAAATGAAAGAGTTTTAGTAACAGTGTTAACTAAAAAAATGGCAGAAGAATTAGCTTCATACTACAGTGATTTAGGTATTAAAGTAAAATATATGCACTCTGACATTGATGCAATTCAAAGAAATCATATTATTAGACAATTAAGACTTGGCGAATTTGATGTATTAATTGGAATTAACTTACTTAGAGAAGGTTTAGATATCCCAGAAGCTTCCCTAATTGCAATACTTGATGCAGATAAAGAAGGATTTTTAAGGTCACGTACTGCACTTATTCAAACAATGGGTAGGGGTGCACGTAATGAAAATGGAAAAGTAATTCTTTTTGCAAAAAGAATTACAGATTCAATGCAGTTCGCAATTGATGAAACAAATAGAAGAAGAAAAATTCAAGAAGCTCATAATAAAGAACATGGAATAACTCCAAAATCTACTAAGAGAAAATTAGATGATAGTTTAAAACTTGAAGAGTATGATGAACTAGCTTGGAAAAAAGAAAAAGTTGAAAAAATGCCAGCTGCTGAGAGAAAGAAAATTTTAATTGAATTAAATAAACAAATGAAAAAAGCCTCTCATGATTTAAACTTTGAAGAAGCAATTAGATTAAGAGATGAAATAGAAAAAATTAAGAAAATTTAA
- the nth gene encoding endonuclease III, which yields MKKATKKEIEILKVAFVEKYADAVTELDYKNDYELLIAIILSAQCTDKRVNIITPALFEKYPSVYELADASLDDVKELLKSCSFFNNKSKNIIKMAQSVIDNYDGEIPHIQKELMKLAGVGNKTANVFMIEFEGANLMAVDTHVFRVAHRLGLSDGKTVEITEADLVKKLKGHDLHIFHQAMVLFGRYICKAVKPDCDNCLFPQVCKTKKSFKPG from the coding sequence ATGAAAAAAGCCACAAAAAAAGAAATAGAAATACTTAAAGTTGCCTTTGTAGAAAAGTATGCAGATGCGGTAACAGAGCTAGATTATAAAAATGATTATGAGCTATTAATAGCTATTATACTTTCAGCACAGTGTACGGATAAAAGAGTAAATATAATTACTCCTGCATTATTTGAAAAGTATCCAAGTGTATATGAGTTAGCAGATGCTTCACTTGATGATGTAAAAGAGTTACTAAAATCATGTTCATTTTTTAATAATAAATCAAAAAATATTATAAAAATGGCACAAAGTGTTATTGATAATTATGATGGAGAAATTCCCCATATTCAAAAAGAGCTAATGAAATTAGCAGGTGTTGGGAATAAAACTGCAAATGTATTTATGATTGAGTTTGAGGGTGCAAATTTAATGGCTGTTGATACACATGTATTTAGAGTTGCACATAGACTTGGATTATCTGATGGTAAAACAGTTGAAATTACTGAAGCTGATTTAGTTAAAAAACTAAAAGGTCATGATTTACATATTTTTCATCAAGCAATGGTATTATTTGGAAGATATATTTGTAAGGCTGTTAAACCTGATTGTGATAATTGTTTATTTCCACAAGTTTGTAAAACAAAAAAGAGTTTTAAACCTGGGTGA
- a CDS encoding TonB-dependent receptor produces the protein MKKIIGLSLCCASIILHANETQTLETINVEEKVNTKIVKDVSNEQIKSADLAEALTKNIPSISIVRRSGIANDIILRGQKKDNINILIDNAKIYGACPNRMDPPTSHILSNNIESVKVIEGPYDVENFGTLSGNVIVKTKEPSKEVSGEINLGAGSFGYKKASASISGGTDKFKVLVSTSIEKGDQYEDGNGNDFLEQQIQNGITTSPNPLVSGRAYSESNLEAFEKKTLLTKVVYNIDDNSEVKLSYTANRSDNVLYPNTPMDAAYDDSNIYSVAYVARDLGDFSKDLNINYSYSNVDHPMDTSLRLAGLTNYTTNHMNSSIWGTKIKNSMEVADSLVTIGLDTSVRNWKGNSYSTSVATGISTPIATTLASTDTTNKAIFTEIEKSFGELDLEAGLRYDYTDIDSINSTKTDRKYTALNANIFAIYNADENTKYFAGIGKSSRVPDARELYYGGNNNDLEDTKNYEADIGFEKTIGSFNIRTKIFYSVLKDYIYSKNGTGIFENVDAKIYGIDVSGFYYMNDEFSIDYGLAFQRGKKDESLSGQNDKDLAEVPPLKANIALNYEFDSSKITSEIIAVDRWDNYDSDNGEQELAGYAVVNLKYNNKLNKNFGFTLGVDNVLDKTYASTNTYNDIKYIGVGDTELLNDPGRYFYANLKYSF, from the coding sequence ATGAAAAAAATTATTGGTTTATCTTTATGTTGTGCAAGTATTATTTTACATGCAAATGAGACTCAAACTTTAGAAACTATAAATGTAGAAGAAAAAGTAAATACAAAAATAGTAAAAGATGTTAGTAATGAACAAATCAAAAGTGCTGATTTAGCTGAAGCACTTACTAAAAATATTCCTTCAATTTCAATTGTAAGAAGAAGTGGTATTGCAAATGATATTATTCTAAGAGGTCAAAAAAAAGATAATATCAATATCTTAATTGATAATGCAAAAATATATGGAGCATGTCCAAATAGAATGGATCCTCCTACATCTCACATTTTATCAAATAATATTGAAAGTGTAAAAGTTATTGAAGGTCCTTATGATGTAGAGAACTTTGGAACACTTAGTGGAAATGTAATAGTAAAAACAAAAGAACCAAGTAAAGAAGTAAGTGGTGAGATAAATCTTGGTGCTGGAAGTTTTGGATATAAAAAAGCTAGTGCTAGTATTAGTGGTGGAACTGATAAATTTAAAGTTCTAGTTTCAACTTCTATAGAAAAAGGTGATCAATATGAAGATGGAAATGGCAATGACTTCTTAGAACAGCAAATTCAAAATGGGATTACAACTTCTCCTAATCCTTTGGTTAGTGGAAGAGCTTACTCAGAAAGTAATTTAGAAGCTTTCGAAAAAAAAACATTATTAACAAAAGTGGTATATAATATAGATGATAACTCAGAAGTAAAGTTATCATATACAGCAAATAGAAGTGATAACGTTTTGTATCCTAATACTCCAATGGATGCTGCTTACGATGACTCAAATATTTATTCAGTTGCTTATGTTGCTAGAGATTTAGGTGATTTTTCTAAAGATTTAAATATAAATTATTCCTATTCTAATGTTGACCATCCAATGGATACGTCTTTGAGATTAGCAGGACTTACAAATTATACTACTAATCATATGAATTCATCAATTTGGGGAACAAAAATAAAAAATAGTATGGAAGTTGCAGACTCTTTAGTTACTATTGGATTAGATACTAGTGTAAGAAATTGGAAAGGAAATAGTTACTCAACTTCAGTAGCTACTGGAATAAGCACGCCAATAGCTACTACTTTGGCTTCTACAGATACTACAAATAAGGCAATTTTCACAGAAATAGAAAAATCATTTGGTGAATTAGATTTAGAAGCAGGGCTTAGATATGATTATACTGATATAGATTCAATTAATTCTACTAAAACTGATAGAAAATATACTGCTTTAAACGCAAATATTTTTGCTATTTATAATGCAGATGAAAATACTAAATATTTTGCTGGAATTGGAAAATCATCAAGAGTACCTGATGCAAGAGAATTATATTATGGTGGGAATAATAATGATTTAGAAGATACTAAAAACTATGAAGCTGATATTGGTTTTGAAAAAACAATAGGTAGTTTTAACATTAGAACAAAAATATTCTATTCTGTATTAAAAGATTATATTTACAGTAAAAATGGAACAGGAATTTTTGAAAATGTTGATGCAAAAATTTATGGTATTGATGTAAGTGGGTTTTACTATATGAATGATGAATTCTCGATTGATTATGGTCTTGCTTTCCAAAGAGGTAAAAAAGATGAAAGTCTTAGCGGACAAAATGATAAAGATTTAGCTGAAGTTCCACCATTAAAAGCAAATATTGCATTAAATTATGAATTTGATAGTTCAAAAATTACTTCAGAAATTATTGCAGTTGATAGATGGGATAACTACGATAGTGATAATGGAGAACAAGAGTTAGCTGGATATGCTGTAGTTAATTTAAAATATAACAATAAACTAAATAAAAACTTTGGATTTACATTAGGGGTTGATAATGTTTTAGATAAAACTTATGCAAGTACAAACACATATAATGACATTAAATACATAGGTGTTGGAGATACTGAATTACTAAACGATCCAGGAAGATATTTCTACGCAAACTTAAAATATAGCTTTTAA
- a CDS encoding HD domain-containing protein, producing the protein MINSKIIDSIFSSASIQRWNDYPRMVELVELDKQAHKFIIAYFIAKLEKDVNYTHLIEAGIFEFLRRVVVTDIRPDVFRKALQKKSKEINTWVISKLSPSLKDIDNGTFLQKFEDYLNNPEIYKKERFILKAASYLATKWEFSIVYQTSQFLTDIEDVKKSVEEEIEDYYELIGVRKIALNKKLAKVIDLSGRLRFQKRWAQTPRVPETSVLGHMLTVAIFGYFFSIDVNACDKRIQNNFFTALFHDLPEALTRDIITPVKYCVDELSDIIAEYELEKIEDDILPNVPEELHNEFSYILGLYDGKKEEFENKIYEDKIEVVDDVSKYNQNKYNPIDGLALKQCDKLSAFVEASLSISHGIKSKELINGKKEILKSLKEIQGIDFKEIANNIDQEFGTTGQTQVRIDFD; encoded by the coding sequence TTGATTAATTCAAAAATAATTGATTCAATTTTCTCTTCTGCATCAATCCAAAGATGGAATGATTATCCAAGAATGGTAGAACTTGTTGAGCTTGATAAACAAGCTCATAAGTTTATCATTGCATATTTTATTGCAAAACTAGAAAAAGATGTAAACTATACACACTTAATAGAAGCAGGTATTTTTGAGTTTCTAAGACGTGTAGTTGTAACTGATATTAGACCTGACGTATTTAGAAAAGCCTTACAAAAAAAATCTAAAGAGATAAACACTTGGGTTATCTCAAAACTATCACCTTCTTTAAAAGATATAGACAATGGAACATTTTTACAAAAATTTGAAGACTATTTAAATAATCCTGAGATTTATAAAAAAGAGAGATTTATCTTAAAAGCAGCTTCTTACTTAGCTACTAAATGGGAATTTTCAATTGTTTATCAAACCAGTCAATTTTTAACAGATATTGAAGATGTTAAAAAAAGTGTTGAAGAAGAAATTGAAGATTATTATGAATTAATTGGTGTTAGAAAAATTGCTTTAAATAAAAAGCTTGCAAAAGTTATTGATTTAAGTGGTAGACTTCGATTTCAAAAACGTTGGGCACAAACTCCAAGAGTTCCTGAAACATCAGTTTTAGGTCATATGCTAACAGTTGCAATATTTGGATACTTTTTCTCAATTGATGTAAATGCTTGTGATAAAAGAATTCAAAATAACTTCTTTACCGCTTTGTTTCATGATTTACCAGAAGCACTAACAAGAGATATAATAACACCAGTAAAATATTGCGTGGATGAATTATCAGATATTATTGCTGAGTATGAATTAGAAAAAATTGAAGATGATATTTTACCAAATGTACCAGAGGAGTTACATAATGAATTTTCATATATTTTAGGACTTTATGATGGTAAAAAAGAAGAGTTTGAAAATAAAATCTATGAAGATAAAATTGAAGTTGTAGATGATGTATCAAAATATAATCAAAACAAATACAATCCTATTGATGGACTTGCTTTAAAACAGTGTGATAAATTATCAGCATTTGTTGAAGCTAGTTTATCTATTTCTCATGGTATTAAATCAAAAGAACTTATAAATGGGAAAAAAGAGATTTTAAAAAGTCTAAAAGAAATTCAAGGAATTGATTTTAAAGAGATTGCAAACAATATTGACCAAGAGTTTGGTACGACTGGACAAACTCAAGTTAGAATAGATTTTGATTAA
- the rpiB gene encoding ribose 5-phosphate isomerase B: protein MKYYIGADHAGIDIKAYVKELFEKRGHEVIDLGPNTKDRVDYPDFAAKVCENVLKNEGSKGILICGSGIGMSMAANKFDGIRAALCHNEYSAKMAREHNDANVICLGERVSGFGMVEAIVDAWNDSSFAGGRHEGRVEKINAISKIGSCRA from the coding sequence ATGAAATATTATATTGGTGCAGATCACGCAGGTATTGATATCAAAGCTTATGTAAAAGAGTTATTTGAAAAAAGAGGTCATGAAGTTATTGATTTAGGACCAAATACAAAAGATAGAGTTGACTATCCAGATTTTGCAGCAAAGGTATGTGAAAATGTTCTTAAAAATGAAGGAAGCAAAGGTATTTTAATTTGTGGTTCGGGAATTGGAATGAGCATGGCTGCTAATAAATTTGATGGAATTAGAGCAGCACTTTGTCATAATGAATACTCAGCTAAAATGGCAAGAGAACATAATGACGCAAATGTGATTTGTTTAGGTGAGCGAGTTTCTGGATTTGGTATGGTTGAAGCTATTGTAGATGCATGGAATGATTCATCATTTGCAGGTGGGAGACATGAAGGTAGAGTTGAAAAAATCAATGCTATTAGTAAAATAGGAAGTTGTAGAGCTTAG
- the lepB gene encoding signal peptidase I yields the protein MFRKIYNWSSTWTGTIVIVLVIMSFIAQAFVIPSGSMKNTLLIGDMLFVKKFSYGIPVPRIPWLEVKMLPDFNDNGHLIEGPRPKRGDIVVFRYPKNEAIHYVKRAVATGGDIVALKDKNLLLHPKEGNEYVKANYDKDSIIEVGDKLWVVNPYKKEHPGIHNDPSVVNNGLNPSELFNMMPIMVPEDETFMMGDNRDHSNDSRFWGTVPYKFVVGTPWVIYFSWNDEKEIRWDRVLKQVDTIEEKMNTKNIEINHEKGIY from the coding sequence ATGTTTAGAAAAATCTACAATTGGTCATCAACATGGACAGGAACTATTGTTATAGTTCTTGTGATTATGTCATTTATTGCACAAGCTTTCGTGATTCCTAGTGGATCTATGAAAAACACTCTTTTAATTGGTGATATGCTTTTTGTAAAAAAGTTTTCATATGGAATTCCAGTACCAAGAATACCATGGTTAGAAGTTAAAATGCTTCCTGATTTTAATGACAATGGCCATTTAATTGAAGGTCCTAGACCAAAACGTGGAGATATTGTAGTATTTAGATATCCAAAAAATGAAGCTATTCATTATGTAAAAAGAGCAGTAGCAACGGGTGGAGACATCGTTGCATTAAAAGACAAGAACTTGTTACTTCATCCAAAAGAAGGTAATGAGTATGTAAAAGCTAATTATGATAAAGATAGTATTATTGAAGTTGGTGATAAATTATGGGTTGTAAATCCATATAAAAAAGAACATCCAGGTATTCACAATGATCCAAGTGTTGTAAATAATGGATTAAATCCAAGTGAATTATTTAATATGATGCCAATTATGGTTCCTGAAGATGAAACATTTATGATGGGTGATAATAGAGACCACTCAAATGATTCTAGATTTTGGGGAACTGTTCCTTATAAGTTTGTAGTTGGAACTCCTTGGGTTATTTATTTTTCATGGAATGATGAAAAAGAAATTAGATGGGATAGAGTATTAAAACAAGTTGATACAATTGAAGAAAAAATGAATACAAAAAATATAGAAATAAATCATGAAAAAGGTATATACTAA
- the folD gene encoding bifunctional methylenetetrahydrofolate dehydrogenase/methenyltetrahydrofolate cyclohydrolase FolD translates to MTLLDGKALSNKIKDEVKVEVEELIKEKHITPGLAVILVGSDAASATYVASKAKSCKNAGIYSVVHEMPDTITQDELLETIKRMNENPSLDGILVQLPLPKHIDTTVVLEAIDPLKDVDGFHPYNVGRMVSNLDSFLPATPFGVMRMFEEYGIDLVGKNACVIGSSDIVGKPMASLLINAKATVTVCNSKTKDLKAQTLAADIVIIAVGVPHLLKADMIKEGAVVIDVGINRLDTGKLTGDADFEDCKEKASFITPVPGGVGPMTIGMLLKNTVKAANLREKREAK, encoded by the coding sequence ATGACATTACTAGATGGAAAAGCATTATCGAATAAAATTAAAGATGAAGTAAAAGTTGAAGTTGAAGAACTTATAAAAGAAAAACACATAACTCCAGGTTTAGCAGTTATTTTAGTTGGTAGCGATGCTGCAAGTGCTACATATGTAGCTAGTAAAGCAAAATCTTGTAAAAATGCTGGCATTTATTCTGTTGTACATGAAATGCCAGATACTATTACTCAAGATGAGTTATTAGAGACAATTAAAAGAATGAATGAAAACCCATCATTAGATGGTATTTTAGTTCAATTACCATTGCCAAAACATATTGACACAACTGTTGTTCTTGAAGCAATTGATCCATTAAAAGATGTTGATGGTTTCCATCCTTACAATGTAGGAAGAATGGTTTCAAATTTAGATTCATTTTTACCAGCAACTCCATTTGGTGTTATGAGAATGTTTGAAGAGTATGGAATTGACTTAGTTGGTAAAAATGCTTGTGTTATTGGAAGTTCTGATATTGTTGGTAAACCAATGGCATCACTTTTAATCAATGCAAAAGCAACTGTAACTGTATGTAATTCAAAAACAAAAGATTTAAAAGCTCAGACTTTAGCTGCTGATATTGTAATTATTGCAGTTGGTGTTCCTCATCTTTTAAAAGCTGATATGATAAAAGAAGGTGCTGTTGTAATTGATGTTGGTATTAATAGACTAGATACTGGAAAATTAACAGGTGATGCAGATTTTGAAGATTGTAAAGAAAAAGCATCATTTATAACACCAGTTCCAGGTGGAGTTGGACCAATGACTATTGGAATGCTTCTTAAAAATACAGTTAAAGCTGCAAATTTAAGAGAAAAAAGAGAAGCTAAATAA